A genome region from Bradyrhizobium commune includes the following:
- the eutC gene encoding ethanolamine ammonia-lyase subunit EutC, giving the protein MSDKSVPARPILDLRSFTPARVALGRSGASLPTKPLLDFTLDHARARDAVHAAFEAPRLAAELDALGLAVTEVSSRAADRRDYLRRPDLGRQLDAGSAEALAHGATGPCQLALVIGDGLSAAAVHVHAVALVKSLLRLLANGEAVAIGPVIIASGARVALGDEIGAILGAHMVAMLIGERPGLSAPDSLGAYLTFAPKPGRTDAERNCVSNIHHAGLSYDEAAFKIAWLVREGLAREVTGVALKDESADRAPRRIGTALPE; this is encoded by the coding sequence ATGAGCGACAAGTCCGTTCCAGCGCGTCCGATCCTCGACCTGCGGTCGTTCACGCCTGCGCGCGTTGCGCTCGGGCGCAGCGGCGCAAGCCTGCCGACAAAGCCGCTGCTCGATTTCACGCTGGACCACGCCCGCGCCCGCGACGCCGTGCATGCCGCTTTCGAGGCGCCGCGTCTGGCCGCCGAGCTCGACGCGCTCGGCCTTGCCGTGACCGAGGTGAGCAGCCGCGCCGCCGATCGCAGGGACTATCTGCGCCGGCCGGATCTCGGGCGACAGCTCGATGCCGGCTCGGCCGAGGCCCTGGCGCACGGCGCCACCGGGCCGTGCCAGCTTGCGCTCGTCATCGGCGACGGATTGTCGGCGGCGGCGGTCCACGTGCACGCTGTCGCGCTGGTGAAGAGCCTGCTGCGGCTCCTCGCGAACGGGGAAGCTGTCGCGATCGGCCCAGTCATCATCGCCTCAGGCGCGCGCGTCGCGCTCGGTGACGAGATCGGCGCCATTCTCGGCGCCCACATGGTCGCGATGCTGATCGGCGAACGGCCGGGGCTATCAGCGCCCGACAGCCTCGGCGCCTATCTGACCTTCGCGCCCAAGCCCGGCCGCACCGATGCCGAGCGCAACTGCGTGTCGAATATCCACCACGCCGGGTTGAGCTATGACGAGGCCGCCTTCAAGATCGCCTGGCTGGTCCGCGAGGGGCTGGCGCGAGAAGTCACCGGCGTGGCGCTCAAGGACGAGAGCGCCGACCGCGCGCCGCGTCGAATTGGCACGGCCTTGCCGGAATGA
- a CDS encoding B12-binding domain-containing radical SAM protein, whose amino-acid sequence MRAASNGTIRHILCVFPRYTSSFGTFEYSYPLTDGVRAFMPPQGLLLLAAYLPKEWQVKFVDENLRSTTRDEFEWAEVVFVSGMHIQRQQMNDICRRAHEFDLPVALGGPSVSACPDYYPSFDYLHVGELGDATNQLLEILSRDTSRPKSQVVLTTKDRVPMTEFPIPAYELVDVKKYFLGSIQYSSGCPYECEFCDIPGLYGRNPRIKSPEQIIAELNRLRECGMTDTVYFVDDNFIGNRKAAMDLLPHLIEWQKKTGYVMRLACEATLNIAKRPEILKKMRDAYFITIFCGIETPDPDALKAMHKDHNMMVPILEGVRTINSYGMEVVSGIIMGLDTDKPNTAEGLLAFVEESRIPLLTINLLQALPKTPLWDRLEKEGRLVDDEGRDSNVNFLLPYDDVVASWKHAMSVAYEPEKVYARFQYQCDEVYPHRLKMPVPDEMKTWANIRRGLIMMRNIFWKVGVLGNYRRVFWKFALGRIRHGDIEGLIGCSMIAHHLITFARAATSGKQNASNYSIRLREAAVPAE is encoded by the coding sequence ATGCGCGCTGCAAGCAACGGAACGATCCGGCATATCCTCTGCGTCTTCCCGCGTTACACATCGTCGTTCGGCACTTTCGAATATTCCTATCCGCTGACCGACGGCGTCCGCGCCTTCATGCCGCCGCAGGGCCTGCTGCTGCTTGCGGCCTATCTGCCCAAGGAATGGCAGGTCAAGTTCGTCGACGAGAACCTCCGAAGCACAACCAGGGACGAGTTCGAATGGGCGGAGGTCGTGTTCGTCAGCGGCATGCACATCCAGCGCCAGCAGATGAACGACATTTGCCGCCGCGCCCATGAGTTCGACCTGCCGGTCGCGCTCGGCGGGCCTTCGGTCAGCGCGTGTCCGGATTATTATCCCTCGTTCGACTATCTCCACGTCGGCGAGCTCGGTGACGCCACCAACCAGCTGCTCGAGATATTGTCGCGCGACACTTCGCGTCCCAAGAGCCAGGTGGTGCTGACCACCAAGGACCGCGTGCCGATGACGGAGTTTCCGATTCCGGCCTACGAGCTTGTGGACGTAAAGAAATACTTCCTCGGCAGCATCCAGTATTCCAGCGGCTGTCCGTATGAGTGCGAGTTCTGCGACATCCCCGGCCTCTATGGCCGCAACCCGCGCATCAAGTCACCCGAGCAGATCATCGCGGAGCTCAACCGTCTGCGCGAATGCGGCATGACCGACACGGTCTACTTCGTCGATGACAATTTTATCGGCAACCGCAAGGCCGCGATGGATCTCCTGCCGCACCTCATCGAATGGCAAAAGAAGACCGGCTATGTGATGCGGCTCGCCTGCGAGGCGACGCTCAACATCGCCAAGCGTCCCGAGATCCTCAAGAAGATGCGCGACGCCTATTTCATCACCATCTTCTGCGGCATCGAGACGCCCGATCCCGACGCGCTGAAGGCAATGCACAAGGACCACAACATGATGGTCCCGATTCTCGAGGGCGTGCGCACCATCAACTCCTACGGCATGGAGGTGGTGTCGGGCATCATCATGGGGCTCGACACCGACAAGCCAAATACGGCGGAGGGGCTGCTGGCCTTCGTAGAGGAGTCCCGGATTCCGCTATTGACCATCAACCTGCTTCAGGCGCTGCCGAAGACGCCGCTGTGGGACCGGCTCGAGAAGGAGGGGCGACTGGTCGATGACGAAGGCCGCGATTCCAACGTCAATTTCCTGCTGCCCTATGACGACGTCGTCGCGTCCTGGAAGCACGCCATGAGCGTCGCCTACGAGCCCGAGAAGGTCTACGCCCGCTTCCAGTATCAATGCGACGAGGTTTATCCCCACCGTCTCAAGATGCCGGTGCCGGACGAGATGAAGACCTGGGCCAACATCAGGCGCGGCCTCATCATGATGAGGAACATCTTCTGGAAGGTCGGCGTGCTCGGCAATTACAGGCGCGTGTTCTGGAAGTTTGCGCTTGGGCGGATCCGGCATGGCGACATCGAAGGCCTGATCGGCTGCAGCATGATCGCGCATCACCTCATCACCTTTGCGCGCGCAGCCACCAGCGGCAAGCAGAACGCCTCGAACTATTCGATCCGGCTGCGCGAGGCCGCCGTTCCGGCCGAATGA
- a CDS encoding ethanolamine ammonia-lyase subunit EutB — MVYRHTIDATTYTFPDLRDLLAKATPPRSGDRLAGIAAGSAEQMIAARMALADVPLGQFLQEAVIPYEADEVTRLVIDSHDAKAFAPVASLTVGAFRDWLLSDAATSDVLRKLARGITPEMAAAVSKLMRNQDLILAARKCQVTTAFRNTIGLKGRMSTRLQPNHPFDDAKGITASILDGLLLGAGDACIGINPASDDPAVIAQLLRLLDEIIARLKIPTQGCVLTHVTTSLSLIGQGVPVDLVFQSVAGTEAANRSFGIDLALLKEARAAGLSQQRGTVGENVMYFETGQGSALSANAHHGVDQQTCEARAYAVARAYAPLLVNSVVGFIGPEYLYDGKEIIRAGLEDHFCGKLLGLPLGVDICYTNHAEADQDDMDNLLTLLAAAGVTFIMGVPGADDVMLNYQSTSFHDALYVRDVFGAARAPEFDDWLAQTGIASADFRLAGDAGLLPDFASRLIA, encoded by the coding sequence TTGGTCTATCGCCACACCATCGACGCCACGACCTACACCTTCCCCGATCTGCGCGACCTCCTCGCCAAGGCGACGCCGCCGCGCTCCGGCGACCGGCTGGCCGGGATTGCCGCCGGGAGCGCCGAGCAGATGATCGCGGCCCGGATGGCGCTCGCCGACGTCCCGCTCGGGCAGTTCCTGCAGGAAGCAGTCATCCCCTACGAGGCCGACGAGGTCACCCGCCTCGTCATCGACAGCCACGATGCCAAGGCGTTTGCACCGGTGGCGTCACTGACGGTCGGCGCCTTCCGCGACTGGCTGCTGTCGGACGCCGCGACATCGGACGTCTTGCGCAAGCTGGCGCGCGGCATCACCCCGGAGATGGCAGCCGCCGTCTCGAAGCTGATGCGCAATCAGGACCTGATTCTGGCCGCGCGGAAATGCCAGGTCACCACCGCTTTCCGCAACACCATCGGCCTGAAGGGACGGATGAGCACGCGGCTCCAGCCCAACCATCCGTTTGACGACGCCAAAGGCATCACCGCCTCGATCCTCGACGGCCTCCTGTTAGGGGCGGGCGATGCCTGCATCGGCATCAATCCGGCGAGCGACGATCCGGCCGTGATCGCGCAATTGCTGCGGCTCTTGGACGAGATCATCGCGCGGCTGAAGATCCCGACGCAAGGCTGCGTTCTGACTCATGTCACGACGTCGCTGTCGCTGATCGGGCAGGGCGTGCCGGTCGATCTCGTGTTCCAGTCGGTCGCGGGCACCGAGGCCGCCAATCGCAGTTTCGGCATCGACCTCGCGCTGCTGAAGGAGGCGCGGGCGGCCGGCCTGTCGCAGCAGCGCGGCACGGTCGGCGAGAACGTGATGTATTTCGAGACCGGCCAGGGCTCGGCGCTGTCGGCCAACGCCCATCACGGTGTCGACCAGCAGACCTGCGAGGCCCGCGCCTATGCGGTCGCCCGCGCCTATGCGCCTTTGCTGGTCAACAGCGTGGTCGGCTTCATCGGTCCGGAATATCTCTACGACGGCAAGGAGATCATCCGGGCGGGGCTCGAGGATCATTTCTGCGGCAAGCTGCTCGGCCTGCCGCTGGGCGTCGATATCTGCTACACCAACCATGCCGAAGCGGACCAGGACGACATGGACAATCTCCTGACGCTGCTGGCGGCGGCTGGCGTCACCTTCATCATGGGGGTGCCGGGCGCCGACGACGTCATGTTGAACTACCAGTCGACCTCCTTCCACGACGCGCTCTATGTCCGCGACGTCTTCGGTGCGGCCCGCGCGCCGGAGTTCGACGACTGGCTGGCGCAAACCGGCATTGCCAGCGCCGATTTCCGGCTTGCCGGTGATGCAGGCCTGTTGCCCGATTTTGCCTCCCGGCTGATCGCCTGA
- a CDS encoding methyl-accepting chemotaxis protein, producing the protein MTSDRPGNAAALAGRFSLATKLYAIFALFALLTAAIAMLSDYNSRRGAELTVAIETANAAALNVERVNSLVYAVVMESRGVYMSTDPAAAKKFGDGLLKFNTQILDVVKRWETIVKSDDAEQFATFKKRIEQFVDFRKELVRRANEISPAAGREWGDNDANRAVRSALNKDLEALSKVYAERARQIAEQTETNRTLSFVLTCLGGVALALVVIGIVIIARSIARPLAAITATIEQVADGAENVVVPHSGRADEIGALARAIQVFQDAMGRNRNLASQVSQDSAAREQRAQHIEQSVEAFREAIGAIMRGLSDNAAVMRETAQTITRVTADANSRAGTAANATEQASHNVTAVAGAAEELSASVEEIGRQVRQSAGAVEQTGQRTEKSIAEIESLAAATQRIDGVLTLIQTIAEQTNLLALNATIEAARAGEAGRGFAVVAHEVKALAGQTAKATAEISENVALIQASTRNAVDAVREIGGAVREINEVTSAIAGAVGQQDQATREISSNAQSAAQGNETLVANITSLRDAIGETDTAASSVLTAASGLTATAETLSREVETFFQNLRSGADGRAAKVA; encoded by the coding sequence ATGACATCAGACCGACCTGGGAATGCCGCCGCTCTGGCTGGCCGCTTCTCGCTTGCGACCAAGCTCTACGCGATCTTCGCGCTGTTTGCGCTGCTCACCGCCGCAATTGCGATGCTGTCCGACTACAACAGCCGCCGCGGCGCCGAGCTGACCGTCGCGATCGAGACGGCGAATGCGGCAGCGCTCAACGTCGAGCGCGTCAACTCGCTGGTCTATGCCGTGGTAATGGAATCCCGCGGCGTCTACATGTCGACCGACCCCGCCGCCGCGAAGAAATTCGGCGACGGCCTGCTCAAGTTCAACACGCAGATCCTCGACGTCGTGAAGCGCTGGGAGACCATCGTCAAGTCCGACGATGCCGAGCAGTTCGCGACTTTCAAGAAGCGCATCGAGCAGTTCGTCGACTTCCGTAAAGAGCTGGTGCGCCGCGCCAACGAGATCAGCCCGGCTGCGGGCCGCGAATGGGGCGACAACGACGCCAACCGCGCGGTGCGCTCGGCGCTGAACAAGGACCTCGAGGCGCTGTCCAAGGTCTATGCCGAGCGCGCCAGGCAAATCGCGGAGCAGACCGAGACCAACCGCACGCTGTCCTTCGTGCTGACCTGCCTCGGCGGCGTGGCGCTCGCGCTCGTCGTCATCGGCATCGTCATCATTGCCCGCTCGATCGCCCGGCCGCTTGCCGCGATCACCGCGACCATCGAGCAGGTCGCCGACGGTGCCGAGAATGTCGTGGTGCCGCACTCCGGCCGCGCCGACGAGATCGGCGCGCTCGCCCGCGCCATCCAGGTGTTCCAGGACGCGATGGGCCGCAACCGCAACCTCGCCTCGCAGGTCTCGCAGGATTCGGCCGCACGCGAGCAGCGCGCGCAACACATCGAACAGTCCGTCGAAGCGTTTCGCGAAGCGATCGGCGCGATCATGCGCGGCCTCAGCGACAACGCCGCCGTCATGCGCGAGACCGCGCAGACCATCACCCGCGTTACCGCGGATGCCAACAGCCGCGCCGGCACGGCGGCGAACGCCACCGAACAGGCCTCGCACAATGTCACGGCGGTGGCAGGCGCGGCCGAAGAACTGTCGGCCTCAGTGGAAGAGATCGGCCGCCAGGTGCGTCAGAGCGCAGGCGCAGTCGAGCAGACCGGCCAGCGCACCGAGAAGTCGATCGCCGAGATCGAAAGCCTTGCCGCCGCCACGCAACGCATCGACGGCGTGCTGACCCTGATCCAGACCATCGCCGAGCAGACCAATCTGCTCGCGCTCAACGCCACCATCGAGGCCGCGCGCGCGGGTGAAGCCGGTCGCGGCTTTGCCGTCGTCGCCCACGAGGTGAAGGCGCTTGCCGGGCAGACCGCGAAGGCGACCGCCGAGATCAGCGAGAACGTCGCCTTGATCCAGGCGTCCACCCGCAACGCGGTCGACGCCGTGCGCGAGATCGGCGGCGCGGTGCGCGAGATCAACGAGGTTACCTCGGCCATTGCCGGCGCGGTCGGTCAGCAGGATCAGGCCACGCGCGAGATCTCGTCCAACGCGCAATCGGCAGCCCAGGGCAACGAGACGCTGGTCGCCAACATCACTTCGCTCCGCGACGCGATCGGCGAGACCGATACCGCGGCATCCTCCGTGTTGACGGCCGCGAGCGGCCTGACGGCGACGGCCGAGACGCTGTCACGCGAGGTGGAGACGTTCTTCCAGAACCTGCGATCAGGCGCGGATGGACGCGCCGCCAAGGTCGCGTGA
- a CDS encoding outer membrane protein produces MLDCFAVARGLLIASFVVLISANARAQDVPQNQVSVEGTDYGSVFDRGQAASERAHLALLKIAIAHCDKGEYELASAYLWGDYLDAKARYEKFQQGRTFGKKLRSGVWGGQDVFARLDARLKHDVDEALKIYNQRPPFQCAVPQPPPPPPPPPNAGGGTPAPPETPPVISKAQRVAENGEKVLSTFSGCIPPALAKSWISLLFSQELAVIKFSKDNRSILDNDPLIQRLDNLLKEFDRRKCVPPEQPKQVGGGFYERPGSGTGGYRTPGMSPDGSSGVRFFVSVEGGFTGAQAHYDELSIDPRSFIGGGSVGVRVAQPNNMFVGAQVSVLGTDLTKEAVPGFSVGLRWGVPVDILIGTTFQNGSMPVSVYGFAGPMWGRTRVSSAGVTDYFTLVGPTAGIGVDVQLNQNWSVGAKARAFTLGASDRGSEGQHVQGGSLTFSVGYGF; encoded by the coding sequence ATGCTGGATTGTTTTGCGGTTGCGCGCGGCTTGTTGATCGCAAGCTTTGTCGTTCTCATAAGTGCGAATGCGAGGGCGCAGGATGTGCCCCAGAATCAAGTCAGCGTTGAGGGAACGGATTACGGCAGCGTCTTCGACCGCGGTCAGGCAGCGTCAGAACGGGCGCACCTCGCTTTGCTCAAGATTGCCATCGCGCATTGTGACAAAGGCGAATACGAGCTGGCCTCGGCGTACCTTTGGGGCGACTATCTCGATGCAAAGGCGCGATACGAGAAATTCCAGCAGGGGCGTACCTTCGGTAAGAAACTCCGCAGCGGTGTGTGGGGCGGCCAGGATGTTTTCGCCCGGCTGGACGCGCGATTGAAGCACGACGTGGACGAGGCGCTGAAGATCTACAACCAGCGCCCGCCTTTCCAATGTGCCGTGCCGCAGCCTCCTCCGCCACCTCCGCCACCGCCGAACGCCGGCGGGGGAACCCCGGCGCCGCCCGAAACCCCGCCGGTCATCTCGAAAGCGCAGCGCGTCGCTGAGAACGGGGAAAAGGTGCTCAGCACCTTTAGCGGTTGCATACCGCCGGCTCTGGCAAAATCATGGATTTCGCTGCTGTTCAGTCAGGAACTCGCGGTGATCAAGTTCTCCAAGGACAACCGCTCGATTCTTGACAACGACCCTCTCATTCAACGGCTCGACAATTTGCTGAAGGAATTCGATCGGCGGAAATGTGTGCCGCCGGAACAGCCGAAGCAAGTCGGCGGCGGCTTTTACGAACGGCCGGGTTCGGGGACCGGCGGCTATCGCACGCCGGGCATGTCGCCTGATGGCAGCTCGGGTGTCCGGTTCTTCGTCAGCGTGGAAGGAGGATTTACCGGGGCCCAGGCACACTACGACGAGCTGAGCATCGATCCTCGCAGCTTTATCGGTGGCGGCTCTGTGGGCGTACGGGTCGCGCAGCCAAACAATATGTTCGTCGGCGCGCAAGTGAGCGTGCTGGGCACCGATCTGACCAAGGAAGCCGTTCCAGGCTTCAGCGTTGGATTGCGGTGGGGTGTGCCGGTCGACATCCTGATCGGAACGACATTCCAGAACGGTTCTATGCCAGTCTCGGTGTATGGGTTTGCCGGTCCGATGTGGGGCCGGACCCGTGTGTCGTCTGCGGGGGTGACCGACTATTTCACCCTGGTCGGCCCGACTGCGGGTATCGGTGTCGATGTTCAGCTCAACCAGAACTGGTCGGTCGGTGCGAAGGCCCGCGCCTTCACGCTCGGTGCCAGCGACCGCGGGTCCGAAGGGCAGCATGTGCAAGGTGGGTCTCTCACCTTCAGCGTCGGCTATGGATTCTGA
- a CDS encoding ABC transporter substrate-binding protein, translated as MRRRELVGLLGTLAAVPLMVRAQQPKALPRVAYLDGRPTNAWVAGLLEGLNSLGYVDGKNVRLIRKEVAISTIDATRQAILEIADQVDVLVVGGTVGGVAAKSATSTIPVVFISVGAPVDIGLVKSLAHPGGNITGVSFEATSETYAKRLQILKEIMPKASRVAVLGAKDDPNVRFAMASLTESASAMQVTLTTFSLPSKEDLPAVFDDMKRGGMEALLVVAGGMTYGSSQTIADLALANRLPSLHGFRETVAAGGLISLGPDLVALARQSAHLVDKIIKGEKPADIPVEQPERYTMAINLKTAQVLGLTIPPALLARADEVIE; from the coding sequence ATGAGACGGCGTGAACTGGTTGGCCTGCTTGGCACCCTGGCAGCCGTTCCCCTCATGGTTCGAGCCCAACAGCCGAAGGCGCTTCCTCGTGTCGCCTATCTTGACGGCCGCCCGACCAATGCCTGGGTCGCAGGATTGCTCGAAGGCTTGAACAGCCTTGGATATGTCGATGGCAAGAACGTCAGATTGATCCGAAAGGAAGTTGCGATCTCGACGATCGACGCCACGAGGCAGGCCATCTTGGAGATTGCCGATCAGGTTGATGTGCTCGTTGTCGGTGGCACCGTCGGGGGCGTGGCAGCCAAGTCCGCGACATCGACGATTCCCGTCGTGTTCATTTCGGTCGGCGCTCCCGTCGATATCGGGCTCGTCAAAAGTCTTGCCCACCCGGGCGGCAACATCACGGGCGTGTCATTCGAGGCAACGTCGGAAACCTACGCCAAGCGGCTGCAGATCCTGAAGGAGATCATGCCGAAAGCATCGCGTGTCGCCGTCCTGGGTGCAAAAGATGATCCGAACGTTCGATTTGCGATGGCATCCCTGACAGAATCGGCCTCTGCCATGCAGGTCACGCTCACGACCTTTTCGCTGCCGTCGAAGGAAGATCTGCCGGCCGTCTTCGACGATATGAAGCGAGGCGGGATGGAGGCGCTGCTCGTCGTCGCCGGCGGGATGACCTATGGAAGCAGCCAGACGATCGCCGATTTGGCGCTCGCGAACCGCCTGCCGTCGCTCCACGGATTCAGGGAAACGGTGGCTGCCGGGGGATTGATCAGTCTTGGTCCGGACCTGGTTGCGCTGGCGAGACAGAGTGCGCATCTGGTCGACAAGATCATCAAAGGCGAGAAGCCTGCGGACATTCCCGTCGAACAGCCAGAACGCTACACCATGGCTATCAACCTCAAGACGGCCCAGGTTCTTGGCCTGACGATTCCCCCCGCGCTGCTCGCTCGCGCCGACGAGGTGATCGAATAG
- a CDS encoding acyl-CoA dehydrogenase family protein gives MDFQHSARSLELQERVRQFMRMHVEPVEELYYEQVKPEATRYKAPAVLQDLKRLAREQGLWNLFLSGEHGPDPTSPGLTNLEYAPVKEIMGRILWAPEVFNCSAPDVGNMEVLANYGTPAQQERWLTPLLEGRIRSGFSMTEPQVASSDATNIQCEIKRDGNDYVVNGRKWFTSGAMNEDCEILIVMGKTAPDDPDRHRQQSMILVPKNTPGVRIVRDMLTYGYDDAPVGHPEIVYDNVRVPAENILLGEGRGFEIAQGRLGPGRIHHCMRLIGCAQRALELMCQRSVSRTAFGKPLAEQGSVREDIAHSFCEIAQARLLTLQAADKMDRDGNKAARDLIAAAKIVVPSMAARVIDRAIQIHGAAGVSQDTFLARAYVYARFIRIGDGPDQVHLAAVGKELIKRGGVMAG, from the coding sequence ATGGACTTTCAACACTCCGCACGTTCGCTGGAGCTCCAGGAGCGCGTCCGCCAGTTCATGCGGATGCATGTCGAGCCGGTCGAGGAGCTCTATTACGAGCAGGTGAAACCGGAAGCGACCCGCTACAAGGCGCCGGCCGTGTTGCAGGACCTGAAGCGGCTGGCGCGGGAGCAGGGGTTGTGGAACCTGTTTCTCTCCGGCGAGCACGGCCCAGATCCTACCAGTCCAGGCCTCACCAATCTCGAATATGCGCCCGTGAAGGAGATCATGGGCCGCATCCTCTGGGCGCCCGAGGTGTTCAACTGCTCGGCGCCCGATGTCGGCAACATGGAGGTGCTCGCCAATTACGGCACGCCAGCACAGCAGGAGCGCTGGCTGACGCCGCTGCTGGAGGGCCGCATCCGCTCCGGCTTCTCCATGACCGAGCCGCAGGTCGCCTCCAGCGATGCCACCAACATCCAATGCGAGATCAAGCGTGACGGCAACGACTACGTCGTCAACGGCCGCAAATGGTTCACCTCCGGCGCAATGAACGAGGATTGCGAGATCCTGATCGTGATGGGCAAGACCGCGCCCGACGATCCCGATCGCCACCGCCAGCAATCCATGATCCTGGTGCCGAAGAACACACCCGGCGTCCGCATCGTCCGCGACATGCTGACTTACGGCTATGACGACGCGCCGGTTGGCCATCCCGAGATCGTCTACGACAACGTCCGCGTGCCCGCCGAGAACATCCTGCTCGGCGAAGGCCGCGGCTTCGAGATCGCGCAAGGGCGGCTCGGCCCCGGCCGCATCCATCATTGCATGCGGCTGATCGGCTGCGCCCAGCGCGCACTCGAACTGATGTGCCAGCGCTCGGTCTCGCGCACAGCCTTCGGCAAGCCGCTGGCAGAGCAGGGCTCGGTGCGCGAGGACATCGCGCACTCCTTCTGCGAGATCGCGCAGGCGCGGCTGTTGACGCTGCAAGCCGCCGACAAGATGGACCGCGACGGCAACAAGGCCGCGCGCGACCTGATCGCCGCAGCCAAGATCGTGGTCCCCAGCATGGCCGCGCGCGTGATCGACCGCGCCATCCAGATCCACGGCGCCGCCGGCGTCTCGCAGGACACGTTCCTCGCGCGGGCCTACGTCTACGCCCGCTTCATCCGCATCGGCGACGGGCCGGACCAGGTGCATCTGGCAGCCGTCGGCAAGGAGCTGATCAAGCGCGGCGGCGTGATGGCGGGATAG
- a CDS encoding ABC transporter substrate-binding protein has product MRAALALAAALAAACLSTPASAQKSYGPGITDAEIKIGNTMPYSGPASPLGITGRVLAAYFDEINEKGGVNGRKLNLLSLDDAFSPPKTMEAARRLVEGDGVAFIFATMGTAPSSAIAKYLNSNKVPQLFLISSASKWNDPANMPWSMALPWAPNYTSEAAIDVAYARAKNPNARFAVLYQNDDAGKEYFRGVKEALGADADKALAMASSFEVTDPTVDSQVLTLANTKADVFMIYSVTPRACAQAIRKAYEVGWQPTRFLASGCANKATVMAPAGLDAGKGVLSLGSLKPFTAEPKDDPAMSAYIDFMKRRLPNADINNVAALYGYTVAEALVVVLKQCKDNLTRENIMAQASNLKSVPLSLLLPGITLNTTPQDFRPIKDGYMLQFDGSDWVVASELLRGT; this is encoded by the coding sequence ATGAGAGCCGCCTTGGCCCTGGCCGCAGCGCTCGCTGCCGCCTGCCTGTCCACGCCCGCATCCGCGCAAAAATCCTATGGTCCCGGCATCACGGACGCCGAGATCAAGATCGGCAACACCATGCCCTATAGCGGGCCGGCCTCGCCGCTCGGCATCACCGGGCGCGTGCTCGCGGCCTATTTCGACGAGATCAACGAGAAGGGCGGGGTCAACGGCCGCAAGCTCAATCTGCTCTCGCTGGACGACGCGTTCTCGCCGCCCAAGACCATGGAAGCGGCGCGGCGGCTGGTGGAGGGCGACGGCGTCGCCTTCATCTTCGCGACCATGGGTACGGCGCCGAGCTCGGCGATCGCAAAATATCTCAACAGCAACAAGGTACCGCAGCTGTTCCTGATCAGCTCGGCTTCGAAGTGGAACGACCCCGCCAACATGCCCTGGTCGATGGCACTGCCCTGGGCGCCGAACTACACCAGCGAGGCCGCGATCGACGTTGCCTATGCCCGCGCCAAGAACCCCAATGCGCGCTTCGCGGTGCTCTACCAGAACGACGACGCCGGCAAGGAATATTTCCGCGGTGTCAAGGAAGCGCTCGGCGCCGATGCCGACAAGGCGCTGGCGATGGCCTCGAGCTTCGAGGTCACCGATCCCACCGTCGATTCCCAGGTGCTGACGCTGGCCAACACCAAGGCCGACGTCTTTATGATTTACTCAGTGACGCCGCGCGCCTGCGCGCAGGCGATCCGCAAGGCCTACGAGGTCGGCTGGCAGCCGACACGCTTCCTCGCTTCGGGCTGCGCCAACAAGGCGACCGTGATGGCGCCGGCCGGCCTCGATGCCGGCAAGGGCGTGCTGTCGCTCGGCTCGCTGAAACCGTTCACGGCCGAACCGAAGGACGATCCGGCGATGTCGGCCTATATCGACTTCATGAAGCGCCGCCTGCCGAACGCCGACATCAACAATGTCGCCGCGCTCTACGGCTACACGGTTGCCGAGGCGCTGGTGGTGGTGCTGAAGCAGTGCAAGGACAATCTGACGCGCGAGAACATCATGGCGCAGGCCTCCAACCTGAAGAGCGTGCCGTTGTCGCTGCTCTTGCCCGGCATCACGCTCAACACCACACCGCAGGATTTCCGCCCGATCAAGGACGGCTATATGCTCCAGTTCGACGGCAGCGACTGGGTCGTGGCGAGCGAGCTGTTGCGCGGCACGTGA